A window of Mastomys coucha isolate ucsf_1 unplaced genomic scaffold, UCSF_Mcou_1 pScaffold1, whole genome shotgun sequence genomic DNA:
TAACAATTCTCCAAGCTACTTTTCTTTGTCCAAAGAAGGCAAGAAGTCAGGAACTGACTACCAGTGAACACGTATTTTATGGCACACCGACTGCATCTCTTTAACCTTTTTTACACACTCACTGAACGCTCACACTCACTGAAGGCTCACCCAAAGCAGGCCGAAAGAGGGGCTGGATGTTCAGGCCCTCCCCTGACTTATCCCTTCTCCCTCCGTTCTTTTCACCCCTCCACCTCCAAAGTAAGAGCTTTACGCCCAACTACTGCAGGGGGTCCCACAACCGGCCGATCCAGTCTAGGCTGGTTGCCTTAGAAGTCAGTGTGACGCTGAGAACTCTAATCGCCACGTCGATCTCTTGGAGAAGGCAGGGCAggtgatggaggcaggaaggaaccAGTTCCTGGACAGTGGGAAAAGGGCGAAGCGAGGGTGTGAGGCTAAGTAACAGGAGGAGCGGTCGCCGACGCTCCGCTCTCCCGGATCACCTTGCGCTGACCTAGTTGAgcggagaaggaaggaaggagggggcgGCTGAGCTCTGAGGTGGGCGGGCTCTGTCCGGGGGCGGAGCCTCAGGGCGGGAGTTTGCCTGCGATTCGCTCCGGCATTCGAGCCGGAAGCGGCCGGGGAGGCGTTGGCGGCAGCGCACGTGGTGACGTGCAAGGGAGCGCGCGCGGCGGCCGCGGCGGCGGCAGTGTGTTCGGGACGCGCGTGGAGGTCGGTCGCTCAGAGGTGTTGGGCGTGTCGTGGCGGCGAGCGAGTTCCTGCGAGGACCCCGGTGATCTCCTTCCGCCCGCAGCCTCCCGCCCGGTCGCCCCGCGCCCCTTCCAGCGCCTTCCGCCTACAGCCCGTCGGAGCTCCGGAGATGAATTTCGCCATCTCTTCAGAGATGACCCAGGTAACGCGCTGTACGCGGGCGCCGCGggagggagagggcggggtgggaAGATGGTGGTTGTGCGGAGCGTCCCGCTGCCCCAGGAGACACGGGCATCGCGGGGCTCCGCGCTCCTGCGGTTGCCGGCTGGCGCGGggggtttggggggtggggacgGGACGAGCGCGGTGGTCCGGGACCTTCCTCCGCCGGGGCGGGGACCGTCTGGCTCCTCCGCGCTGGGGTGACGGAGGTCCCCGGGACCTGGCCCAGCGGACGGCTAGGAAGGACGACCCCCCGGATGAGAGCGGCGGCCACCGCGGACCGTAGACGTGGTTTCTCCCGCTGTCAGGAGCGAGGTGCGGGCTGCGGTTCGGGGCTCCGCGTGCTAAGACTCCCCGCGGACGGCGCGTGGGGACACGGAGTCGCCCTGCGAGCGCATTGCTTCCTGGGGTTAGGTATGGGGTGGCACGGAGTCCCTGCTCGCCGTGGACCGCGGGGTCCTTTGTTCCAGCTCCACGTTGCCCGCTTTTCTTGCCAAGCGCGGGGAAAAGGAGGCGGGAGGAGCGAGGGAGCGGCTGCCCTGACGTGTCAGCTCTGAGTGACTGCGCCGCCGGCCAATCGCGGCTGGGGGTGTGCGGGTGCCTCTCGGTACCCGCCGAGAGCGCGCCCCAGGCCTTGCCGCGCGGGGTCCCCGGCGCGCGGCGACACAGGCTCCAAGATCTCCGAAAGAAATAGGTGGAGAGCAGTCTTCGTCcgtgcatcttttttttttttttgcgaagGACCTCGTTGTAGATTAGGAAGACATCGGGGAATGTCAAAGTGGAGATTAACGTAAGGaaatctgtatacacacacacacgcaaatttgagaaatattttcgCCTTTCCCCTCAATCCTTTGCAGATAAAGTGATTTCGGAGAGCAGACATTTCAACCAAAAAGAAATCGAACGGTCTAAAAGGGAACGTTTTGTTTAATGTCTGTCAGTAGTGGATGTTAGAACACCCCGATATCAAGTTCTTGGGAGTTTTGTTGTGATCTCCTGTTCTAGCAACACACCATAGCTCCTGGAAGTAAGAGTATACAAGCCGCACAGACTAGATCACCGTAGCCatagtttctttaattttaacaCCATTGGTTGagttaggaaaaaataaaaatagtttcagGTTGAATCCTGCTAAGACTTTAATATCTTTATCATGTTAAAGGACTTATTTGTAAGCTTGGATGTAAACACTGACTGGGTAGAACTGGACTGAAACCAATATGTTGTAATGCCACCTAGCAGGCCTTATAGCAAACCTGCACTTTGGTGGCTTCCTTGCAGGGGAGCCTAGGGTGGCTTTCTTTTGATTTCCTAATAGTGAAATCCTGAGGTAATTAATAGATTCCCATTTCTGTAGCATTTGTCTTAACTTATAGTTGTCTTCTAACTTTGTCTTTTCCAAAGACAGCATTTCACCCTTTATTTTAGGGTAATTATAGTGGGAGGTTGTCCTCGTTTTTAAATGGGAGGATTTtgcatttcttgtttgtttttgtttttgtttttgtttttttttggtttttcgagacagagtttctctgtgtagctttgtctgtcctggaactcagaaatatgcctttctctacctcccaagtgctgggattaaaggcatgcacaaccactgcccagcgattTGTTTGGATGTTTTAAGTGCCATATAAATGtagttttttaaataagtttcttTGACTGTCTTGGCCAGTAATGTTAATGCAACTCACCccaatggtttttttgtttgttttgttttagctttttagCAGTGTGATGATATAGTCAGATCCTGCAGGTAGGAATTCTTGAAGGTTGAGTATATTCCTACCTTCTGTTAGTGATTTCTGACATTCTACTTGTCCTGTGTAGGTTACCACTGTGTTAATGTTTCTAGCCCTGCAGCAGTATTCTTTACGCTTTTGATGGCAGCCTGGATACCCAAAAGGTACCTCAGCATTAGAACATCCCAAGCTCCGTTTGACTATCGATAGCAGTGCGCCCATGTTAAAACACCTAAGACCTCACTCAGTGCCTCAGTTAAAGACCAAGCCAGCATGGGTGTATAGAATCTTCATTTAAATGTCTTGGGTCCAGGCATGCCCCCACCACACCTTCTCAAACACCCTTtctttattcccccccccccccccagacagggtttctctgtatagccctggctgtcctggagctcactctgtagaccaggctggcctggaactcagaaatccacctgcctctgccttccaagtgctgggattaaaggcgtgtgccaccactgcccggcctcaaaCATCCTTTCTTAAAACCTTCATCTGGTCTCCATACTTAGCATTGTTTAAACCTTAAAGTAAATTGGTAATTTCCTCTCCACCATGTAAATCCTGCAGTCTACCTTCTATTGAAACCAAAACAACCAGTTTCTGGACTGTGTGCTGTCATGCCTTCCCCTTGGCCTGAGCCGGTTTCTCTGCTTTATCTGCCTCTGCAGTGTCTAAGGCTGCAGAAACTGAGCTAACTCCATTTTGTTCTAAGTATTTTATTCCAGTCTGTGTCTGCCTTGTTTAGTATCACAAGTgtttgtagctcagtggttaagtgcttgCCTGATGtgcttgaggccctgggtttaatccagcactggggagggaagTCTTAAATTACTTCATGATTGACTTCCTTGGGAAAAATTACCTTGAAACTTAAATATTTGCAGTTTACCTTAGtaatgttttgaaaatgttatgtttccttttgcGTAATGAAGGGTGGGAAATGCTACAGTGTTCTCGCAGCTCTGTAAGACCTGCTGGAGTATATTTCACTTAGGCTAATCTTCTGGACTATAGTAACTCTTGAATTCCAAATAGTAAAAGCAAGTCCCCTGTCTTCCATTTCTCGTACTGACCACACTAAGGAACTGAAATGTGTTGAGCACTATATATTCGTATTCACCCCAGTTTCAGTCTTAAAAGTGGACCAGttcaaactgtattttaaatacaaaaagtaaattttatattcttACATGACTTAGTGGTGTTTGAGCCTTGATCTGGCTTTTGAAAGATAAAGTTCTCtccattttaaaatgctattgGTTACTGTGTATGCgttttatatatgaaatttgaggatatttttaaaagtttaaaaaaatttttttaagtagtGTGGATGTTGGGTCCAGAAGACATCTGATATACCCAAACTTAATGAAAGTAAAcgtgaacttttaaaaacaagtttgtaTTAACTAAAGGTCATTTGGACTTGGGCTAGCTTTTTAGAGTTGTAACAATGGGGTAGGTACTACGGGTAAAGGTGAAATTCATATTAAAGTCGCATGTAGCCTCTGTCAGCTTTGAAACTCACTGTGTGTCTCAAGTGTGATGTGAACTCTTTAGTTCTCCCATCTCACTCCTAAGTGCCAGGAGTAGTGGCTTGTGCGCCCAGTGCCCATTTCATATGTTAAGATTGTAGTAGGCAGAAAGTCAGATGCTAAATAAAAAGATCTTATTCCTCAAAATTCAAAACAGTATTGTAGTGTACATATTGTACAAGTACATGTGCCAGAATTACCCCAAACATTCTttacaaagttttttttcttaaagactaTAGTCATTTTACCTCCTGCCCCAGTAAATCTAAGTTAGAACATCTAAGCtatcaaaataataaacatttgtctttgtagaggaccaggttcaatttTTAGCATCATGTTGCTGATCAcactgtaactccaattccagcaCATTTATTGCCTccttttggcctctgagggcactgcacacatggtaAATAGACATGTACAGGCAAAActcaactttaaaatgtttataaatctcCAGTGTGTTCTTTCTGTACATGGGATGTTTTCAGAGaacatttgttttgttaaaaCTAGTTTTGTAAGAAAAGATAGAAATTGTAAAGCAGAGGAATCAACATTATGGCAGTATAAAAGAGTTGatacagttttcatttttaacacaGTCATGCAACACAGGCTGTCCTTCATGAACAAGGCAGAGGATTTGCCTGGAAGCAGAGCACAGAACAGCTAATTCTAGACCATCATGTATGTCTTCAGAGAAGGTTCTGAGTGTGGAGCTTGGAACACTGCTTTCCTGTCTCTAGGGAACTGGCAAAGGCTCTATGGCTAGAGGAATTCACCTGTCAGTATTTGGCTTAAGGGTTTTCCAGCTAGAAAGGCAGCATGAAACAAGGTCAGGGTGAAATGCCAAGCACTCGCTG
This region includes:
- the LOC116096669 gene encoding uncharacterized protein DKFZp434B061-like produces the protein MHGRRLLSTYFFRRSWSLCRRAPGTPRGKAWGALSAGTERHPHTPSRDWPAAQSLRADTSGQPLPRSSRLLFPALGKKSGQRGAGTKDPAVHGEQGLRATPYLTPGSNALAGRLRVPTRRPRGVLARGAPNRSPHLAPDSGRNHVYGPRWPPLSSGGSSFLAVRWARSRGPPSPQRGGARRSPPRRRKVPDHRARPVPTPQTPRASRQPQERGAPRCPCLLGQRDAPHNHHLPTPPSPSRGARVQRVTWVISEEMAKFISGAPTGCRRKALEGARGDRAGGCGRKEITGVLAGTRSPPRHAQHL